Part of the Anomaloglossus baeobatrachus isolate aAnoBae1 chromosome 1, aAnoBae1.hap1, whole genome shotgun sequence genome, catgacaatCAGAGACAGCCATATGTGCGCTCTGTCaacacctttaaagggaatctgtcaccaggtttttgctccccatctgagagtaatgtagagacagagaccctgattccagtgatgtgtcccttactgagctgtttgctgtcattttgataaaatcaatgttttctttgttgcagatctagcagttatacagagctcatgaatatgctgggctacctgcagcatgccaagtagtcctgtaatgataatctactgctgattaatcagtgattttatcaaaactacagcaagcagctcagtaagtgacacatcgctggaatcaggatctctgcccctacgttatgctgctctcagattaggtagcaaaaacctggtgacagattccctttaactatacAACAGCTTGCAGTAAGCGCCCTCTAGTGCCAGTTTTCACACCATCTCTTAAATGTACATTATATCTGTAAGAGATTTCATCatctgtacaaaaaaaataaacttCGACTgccttaaaaatatatagagaaattaATCGGCATCGAACTTTAGATATATGCAGTTGTTACATAGGTTTACAGGCAAGAATCAGAAAACCGTCCTCCCTTTGGGGTTTTTACCTTGGCTCATTGCTGATGTTTCGCAGGTTTCTTTGGTTTATTTTCTTTCTTCTCGGTATCTTTTTTACGTTTGTCCAGTTTTTTCACCCATTTTTTAACCCACGACATGCCAGGTGGGGCACATAGTTTCCTGATTGGATTGGTTTTTGCCAGaaatctgcaaaaaaacaagcccaacATCATGATATGATATTTATGACCTCCCGATTCCATATAAAATCCATACAGGGGCTTAGCTTCTCTTAGGGGTTGACTTACACTACAGCTTCTATGGCGCAGCCTGTTGCCTTTGACTGGATCTCATATCCGATAATGGCACCAAAAGGGATCTTCTTGTCACTTGTCTGTAGGCAGCAGTCCTGCACTGGTAGTGCGGCCCCTGGAAGGCAACGAAAAGAAAAACAAGCAAGAAATCACTGGAAGGATGTTACCTTAGATATTACCCCATATGTGTAGAGAATGTAACACCCGTCCCCAATAAAAGCTCCTCTGGGTGCTAAATGATTGGCCTTTTTTGCAGAAATTGTAGTTCATTTGATTCTTGAATGTCACATCtccataaaaaaaatcaaaaccacTTATACATCAATTATAAAATATTtggagaaatgtaaaaaaaataaaataaaattaaaaaaaaaaaaaaaaattcaaagtaaaACTTCATAATAGTATAAAAAAAAGATAatctaaaattattattatttttttttttactgacacaaGGATTCCATAGAGATCTTTTCTATTCCAGTCATCTACACCATCTAGGTAGTTGTGCGCAGCTGTACATTTATAGTTATTGGTATCATTTATGGAATCACTGCGCCATCTGGTGGCCATTAACTAAAAAGCAACTTAATGTCATATCCAAAGTACAGTAATTTCCTACAgtataaagctatgtgcccacgttgtatttttatgtgcagaaaatctgcatataaaaaagcatgttttggcaggaaaaaagcaggtgACATAACGCacgtttttttattgcgtttgcacgtttttttcacatgctttttaaCAATGtttcttttttgtgcttttttaagtAATGGCGACTGTGGTGGTTCAGGCACTGTACCCTTGCGATTGCTGCTGGGTcaccagctgatgttacagctaggACCCGGCACCCTCTACTCAGAGCGGTGCCTGTGCCGcttccagcagtttaacccccGTAAATGTTCTAATcaatgcgatcgcagcattcagaaggcagggatagggatctcttacctctccatggcgatcgggtccctggaaTGCAATCACGGGGGCCCGATCACTGCCATAGTAACCCAGTATCGTCACTATGATGATCCCAGGTTACTGAGGTAAGAATTGCCTCACAGACCAGTTCCCTCCAGCAATATCCTATGGTAAAGACTGtgaggcctaggtgcagggaaccctggtgacatcacaaggtgaacatAGTTCATGCTGGTGGATCTTCAGGAAACCCTGGTGATCTGtcggcatgaactcgattcacctcgTAATGTCAGaaggggtgtttagccttgtatttagccaaaaataaataaatcatttaaaaaaactatGTGGGGTCCTCCCAGTTTTTCTAGCCAGCTAGGGTATAGCAGACAGCTTCAGCTTGCAGACCATAGCCGGCAGCCTTAcaatggctggtgatccaatttgaaggtctccccatgctggtttttttttaattacttataaataaattaaaaaaagtggggtcccccaaattggatcaccagccaaggtaaagcggacagctggggtctggtattctcagcatgggaagggccatggttattggcgcTTCGGCACAAGCTCAtcttgttgccctggtgcggtggcaaatggggtaatatatgaggttgataccagctgcgtaatgtcacttggcatcaagcccagcagtttgatgttgcggcatctatcagatacccaacatcagtaacccagtcaataataacaaaaaaatagacaacaacattttttttatttgaaaaaacgatccccaacacattccctctttcaccaatttattaaaagaaaaaacataTCCGGGGCCGGCATaagccattttggaggtcccaccatgactctgtgttccaggatatggggggcatgctcagcgAACATATcctccattttctggaagtgcaggcgttGAGGATGAGGCTAaagcggtctctcgggatctgactgtcgtgtccaaattatattgtcatgtgtgcacacgagaaagaaATAACAGACAAATCGGTTAttatgaaccttctccatgacGGACGCTAGAGCTACTGgctctctttattgtttgaaactttatACAGTTAAGCAGAAGTAAGGGGTGTAAacaaagtatagtccaatcaagtatcgccggctgtataggaatttgcataatctctgctggattggtcagtcaacACTTTAGGAATTCTCCAttttcatcatcttgggtgtagacaggatgtggcagccatcttcaaattaCATGTGCTACAtgtgcatatgtggcacccctgacctggtcaggcaccactgagtactgcacccatgctgggggcagtacaatacaggtaatccagaaggctgaccgaggtgtgattgcacaggcgcatagtaatcaggtctcccacatctacctttgatagggacccctggggaatccaggagggggcgtggcctccatgtccactcaaggggtgtggtagagagcctggttgctaagttgcgtaggcaggaacagtggggagaggaaatagagaggagtgaggagtctggagtggagctcagagagagcagagGTGCATGACccactagtgagccagttagtgagtgcagctcagggacagCAGACGcaggaagcagaccctggagcctaGCACATTCTGACAGcacacgtgcagtggctaccgacgggggagatcggtcacctagtagtgccgcccgaaatccacccaaggctagagagagcagaggggtggctgagtacggggactgccagggatgtaccaggcccgtaagggttacaggtcccagtcagagattcattcaattttccctgccaaacctgctggagggggcatttcagaccctcaccataacaccagAGTTCGCAGAcatgtagcaaagagagggcccatagctcacagaaggcaagcagccagagtgacctggtccaggctacaggcaaacaggccgaaacgaggggagaataggcagcagcaacttccctgggcgaccccagtagGACTACAAGTCAGGGTCACCCCAAAATGCCAGGGCTAGGAGGGCGAGTCGTTaaacaccctcacaagtcagcctgaaggagtgcCTGGTTTTCTCTGGTTCATCCtagctacgcccgggtactcaccctgccatcaactgtgagtaaaaacagtGAAAGACTGTctagactgtgcctgagtcattctgctacttgtggttccacacacactccaaccgaaccctggggcctgcctcactctcgggaggccacgacacccagctgcacacaacaccggccccaggcatcccctaacctgcagcggcggtcccctaaccgcaataccgagagtggcgtcacgaaattcctaaagaagcaacctacctgtgaccagaccatcacacgtggagtccctgaaggtaatgctgcacaacacctgtggggcttcacacacacacacacacacacatatatatatatatatatatatataatctatatatctatatatatatatatatatataattgccttattctgtctgtctgtctgtctgtctgtcttgctccaaaattgtgtccttacggtgacacaaagctgattggccgctcgcccaggctgcgcccccacacggattggccggccgctcgcccaggctccgcccccccacagattggcctctcgccccggcaccctgcaggcattggcaactcggccacgccccgcccccctcacgcaatgcacgctagctcccccccgcattccccgaaccgacacggtcacggaaccacgactaccaggtgagtactgtacccctgggagcccacatcagcgtacgccgccaaaccagccgacacataccctcgcattgctggggctggccggcgtatgctcgtGTGGGCtcgcgtgcgagcgggggacgagatgcgctggtaaccatggtagcatagttaccagcgcaatcaaggtcctgcagcagcggaaaatacacacacgcacacacacacacatcagatcacactcactctcacacacacatcgcatcgcatccacacactcacaacatcctgggatatcgcttgcttctcggcggcgatattgtgctgtgagcttccaggacctgccggaggatcacatggccagaagcatgtggtatctccggatgttgtgagtatgagcgcgtatgtgcaatatcgttaatgtgtgtgtgcgtgagtgtatgcgatcgggtgtgtgtgagtgtatgcgatcgggtgtgtgtgagtgtatgcgatcgggtgtgtgtgggtgtgtgtgagtgtatgcgatcggatctgtgagtgtcggcagaggagcacggtgtgctggaggaggctgggagagagaggctgatcctggagaaggctgggatggggaggctgagagaagagaggctgatgctgggggaggctgaggctggggtaggctgggaggagagaggctgatgctggggaccgaaaaggcatcagctggggacagaaaaggatgatgctgggaggagagaggctgatgctgggatgagagaggctgatgctgggatgagagaggctgatgctggggacagagaggctgatgctggggacagagaggctgatgctggggacagagaggctgatgctggggacagagaggctgatgctggggtcagagaggctgatgctgggaggagagaggctgatgctgggaggagagaggctgatgctgggaggagagaggctgatgctggggacagagaggctgatgctgggatgagagcggctgatgctggggacagagaggctgatgctggggacagagaggctgatgctggggacagagaggctgatgctgggatgagagaggctgatgctgcgggtagagaggctgatgctgggaggagagaggctgatgctgcgggcagagaggctgatgcgggtagagaggctgatgctggtgcagcatgggggatggagcacgatggggggtgcgcagcatgggggatggagcacgtttgggagtgcgcagcatggcgcatggagcacgtttgggagagcgcagcatggcggatggagcacgtttgggagtgcgcagcatggcggatggagcacgtttgggagtgcgcagcatggcggatggagcacatttgggagtgcgcagcatggcggatggagcacgtttgggagtgcacagcatggtggatggagcacgtttgggagtgcgcagcatgggggatgcagcacaatggggagtgcggagtatggcggatggagcacgtttgggagtgcgcagcatggcggatggaccacgtttgggagtgcgcagcatggcggatggagcacgtttgggagtgcgcagcatgggagatggagcacgatggggggtgcgcagcataggggatggagcacgatggggagtgcgctgcatgggggatggagcacgatggggagtgcagagtatggcagatgga contains:
- the LOC142301877 gene encoding C-C motif chemokine 21b-like, with protein sequence MKTLWTLLIPGLLLCHLLCLQGAALPVQDCCLQTSDKKIPFGAIIGYEIQSKATGCAIEAVVFLAKTNPIRKLCAPPGMSWVKKWVKKLDKRKKDTEKKENKPKKPAKHQQ